Proteins encoded within one genomic window of Fibrobacter sp. UWB16:
- a CDS encoding sodium:alanine symporter family protein yields MSNPLHPVVSVLNTALYDFYIVPLFLIVAGVFLSVRLGFPQVRYLIETFRVTREKPLHKHGISSFAALMVSTASRVGTGNIVGVSSAICLGGPGAIFWMWVIAILGAASAFVESTLAQIYKRHDDVTGHSYGGPSYYIQTALGKRWLGVLFSGFVLLTYIVGYNLLASYNIQDSLTGYKFYDQASTPFIVGFILAALFALCIWEGAKKISTITSYLVPFMGTIYVIVAFGIIIYNISNVPAMFGTIFKNAFSFDAGFGGFAGSCIMYGIKRGLYSNEAGMGSAPNASASASVSHPVKQGLVQSLSVFIDTLLICSATALMCLSTNIEPSKDISGIIYVQKSLASVLGSNGAIFITFSMCLFGYTTLIGNYYYTEGCLRFILNRRPTKKIRNVFKTIATAIVFLGATSSASFAWDSADLCQGLMVLVNIPVILILSPIAIKALKNYIDQRKKGLEPVYIAKECGVEQPTDYWNEGQRL; encoded by the coding sequence AAACCCCTTACATCCCGTTGTTTCGGTGCTTAACACCGCCCTTTACGATTTCTACATAGTCCCGCTGTTTTTGATTGTTGCTGGGGTATTCCTTTCAGTCCGTTTGGGATTTCCACAAGTCCGCTATCTGATCGAAACATTCCGTGTCACCCGCGAAAAGCCATTGCACAAGCACGGGATTTCGTCATTTGCGGCATTGATGGTCTCGACAGCCTCCCGCGTCGGCACCGGAAACATCGTCGGCGTATCTTCGGCCATTTGCCTCGGCGGCCCGGGCGCCATTTTCTGGATGTGGGTAATCGCCATCCTCGGCGCCGCCTCCGCATTCGTAGAATCCACCCTCGCCCAGATTTACAAGCGCCATGACGATGTCACAGGACACTCTTACGGCGGACCGTCCTATTACATCCAGACAGCTCTCGGCAAACGTTGGCTAGGCGTTCTCTTCTCGGGCTTTGTGCTCCTCACCTACATCGTGGGCTACAACCTGCTCGCCTCGTACAACATTCAGGACTCCCTCACCGGATACAAATTCTACGATCAGGCATCCACACCGTTCATCGTCGGATTCATTTTAGCCGCACTCTTCGCTCTTTGCATCTGGGAAGGCGCGAAGAAAATTTCCACCATCACAAGTTACCTAGTCCCCTTCATGGGAACCATCTACGTCATCGTCGCCTTCGGCATCATCATATACAACATATCGAACGTTCCCGCCATGTTCGGCACGATTTTCAAGAATGCATTTTCGTTTGACGCTGGATTTGGCGGCTTCGCCGGAAGCTGCATCATGTACGGCATCAAGCGCGGCCTCTACTCCAACGAAGCAGGTATGGGTTCTGCCCCGAACGCAAGTGCAAGTGCAAGCGTTTCGCACCCCGTCAAGCAAGGCCTCGTGCAATCGCTTTCCGTATTCATCGACACGCTCCTCATCTGCTCCGCCACAGCCCTCATGTGCCTCTCGACCAACATCGAACCCAGCAAGGACATTTCGGGAATCATTTACGTACAAAAGTCTCTCGCCTCCGTTCTCGGCAGCAACGGCGCCATCTTCATCACATTCTCCATGTGCCTCTTTGGCTACACCACGCTCATCGGAAACTACTACTACACCGAAGGCTGCCTCCGCTTCATCTTGAACAGGCGCCCCACCAAGAAAATCCGCAATGTATTCAAGACCATCGCAACCGCCATCGTCTTCTTAGGCGCCACATCCAGCGCATCGTTCGCCTGGGACAGCGCAGACCTTTGCCAAGGCCTCATGGTCCTCGTGAACATCCCCGTCATCTTGATTCTCTCGCCAATTGCGATTAAAGCTCTCAAGAACTACATCGACCAGCGAAAGAAAGGACTTGAACCCGTCTACATCGCAAAAGAATGCGGCGTCGAGCAACCCACCGATTACTGGAACGAAGGACAAAGGCTGTAA